In the genome of Populus nigra chromosome 19, ddPopNigr1.1, whole genome shotgun sequence, the window ATCATATATTTAGAAGTGTTTAGTTGATTAACACACAGCATGATTCTCACTAAAAACTCTCTTGAAACACTGGTTAAAAAAACCCACCACAACCATAAAAGCTATTAGAATAACGGATGATGTTTCAAAACATGAACATGAAACGCAGCTATAAATAACACAATAACAAGAATAAAGGAATTTACAATGTACACAAATGACTAGTAACAACAAGAAGCATGACATCGGGCCTTTCTGTAATAAATATAACATACACCACATGCAATAACAGCATGGGAATCTACAGTGCTATTTCTGGCACCCGAGGTGATTTCAATTCTGCATACATACCAAAATTTCATAGTCCATTGGGGTTCCCCTTGAATGAAAGACACGTGTATGGATGTTGCAGAACCATACCTCAGAGGGTAAATTCAGCACCAGCGAAACAGTGTCTCAAGATCTGCATGAAGGTAGAGTGATGCCGCCACAACAAGCAGCAATTATTATGTACAGCAACAAGACAATCACACATGTCAGCAGGGCCCTGTCATGCAAACATAAAATTTCTGTCACTTTATGTACCAGTCAATTGCTAGTAATTTAAGCCATTTCTACAGCGCCATAAGAATTGATACTTGAAGATTTGGGTTTTATGCCCAATTCTacttaaaaaatgaagaaataggAAGATCACCTGCTTAAAAATCCATGCCAACCTTTACAATACGTAGAATAAGCAAATATAGCAACCATCTATTACTATTGATATGTAAGATGTTACTAAATCTACTTTGCATCCACCAACCAAGTTCTGACATGGTTCCCAGAAAAACTCTATCCAAAGGTTTTTGTTGGATGCTCTTAACAGTTCTAATCAAGTTAATTTAGACATCATGGCAACATCATCGAGATTTAAGTATTTAAATGTCAGCATCTTTCTTAGTAGACAAGCATGGAGTGGCAAACAGACattgtaaatgaaaaatatacgAGTGCCTTATTTGAGTTTCTAAAATCTTGCATACCCATTAAAAAAaggtccttttttttaaatcttcatCTTTAAAAGCATATGGATTTTTTGCATCTGGTGATGGAAACGAGCTAATGTTATCCCCAACTGAGGGGTCCTTCTACCATTTTCTACTTCTCACTTTTTCTAGCCTAAAACTGCCCTTTTCCCTAGAAAACTCCAGCGTACTCCtatttagaaatttaaatatGATCTATGCAATTTCgaatcaaagaaaaatctttTAGCATATGGCATGAGCTAATGTTTTACCCCATTGAGAGGTCCTTCCTTTTTCTACTTCTCACATTTTCTAGCCTAAAACTGCCCTTTTCCCTCGCAAATTCCAGATTACTCCtatttagaaatttaaatatGCTCTATGcatttcaaatcaaaataagaaataacTTTAGCATCAAtgaaccaaaaattaaaaattaagtggTGATAGAAAATCATAGGGTCTTACAAGAGCTTGGCATTTTTCATCCAAAGAGCTCTTCGTAGGCGCTTGGACTGTTTCTTGAAATGAAATGCACCATCTTGCATTGTAGCAGTTCTGTCAACGAGAAGCTCAATTCGGTCACCTCTTTCgagtattttttcaatgttttctaCCATGATAGTACGGATCTGCACACTTTTCCAGCACTTGTGAGTATAAAATgaatgaggaaaaaaatatccaaaccaCCACCACTTCCCACTCACccccaagaaaaaaagtaaaaagcaaTTCTAACATTGCACAAGCCCAAGAAGCAAATGACATGGTCATTACCTTCAAGAGCCCTAAATaaccttctttaattttttttttcccgaacAATCTCTAGATAAACTAAAAGGCTACAATCATCTGGAACAAAATATTGTGTGATGCATGAGCAAATTAGGAAAACCAAATGACAGCAAGTTTGCAATTAAGGCtgttcatttaaatatttttaaaactataaaattaacttCTATTTCTTAGCACATTTATTTGAAAAGAGAATACAACTCATAATTTGAAAGGTCAAATAAATCAAGGATAAAGGATGTTAATGAGAAGCAGTCCTGTAAGCAAAGTGGTTCAGGAAAAAATAACATGCAGCAGTGGAAGAGAATTCTTTATGTCAATCTCTTCTGAGAAATCATATGTATGTGAttgttttcatttcctttttttatttattaggattAAGATAAGTTTAGCATCGTTCCATAGAAAATAGACCATCCTATGCCAGAGGCACAAggctggagaaaaaaaaactcttcctTTATTGTATTTGGTTTGGTTCTAACTCTACTTGACGAAtcttagaatttctttttagacAGCTGAAAGCCTTTGACCTGGAtcaagtgctcaaaggcacaAACTTTAGCTTAACTTAAGCACATTGACTAGTGATAACAGtgcaatattaagaaaaattgatgTTTCCATGATTTCTAAATGTTTTATAGATGATTGAATTTATTGCAAAAACAAACTGACTGTTGTGACGCTATTAAGTAACTACCAGTCTTTCAAATGAGTGCCCACAAACAGTCATTCTTTATTAGCCCCTATAACAACTATCCATCATTTAGCACTAGAAACTTCATAAATAACCTGAGAAGGTGCTTGACTTCAAAGTGAAATAGGTGATCATTTTGGTGCACTTGAAGAGTCGGCAATAGGTAGAGGGATATAAAAAAAGGCCAGCTTAATCATGCTGCCTTGCTGAATACGAGTTAAAAAAGATAATGCTCAACAAATGAGCAAGGAACGACTGTATTCTCCTCCTCTTCTGGGTTCAAGCCAGTTTCTTGGAGGATTGTTGTGCTTGATGTATTATCTTTAGATGCAATCACGAGAATGACATACTCTTTGCGGCAGTATTTCGTTAAAATGAATTGTTTGCCATGATATTTGGTAAAGAAgttgaacaagaaaaataataaaaggtgaATTTGCGAAAGAAGAGAAGATACTTGCCTCGCCAACTTCACCTCTTACACGACTGAGAGTATCAGCACTAGGGTTGCTGGAGAAAAACTCCATTTGCTGATGCAAAACCCTAGAAAACTCATCATTCACTGCATAAGCAGGTGCATGGTGGGCAACTCGTCCATAATTTTTCATGAACCTCATCTGAATGTCCTCCAAGTAGGAAAATGGAATTCTCCCTGTGTCAACACACAAACTAACACATTATAACATAgcaagataataataattttcaatcaatcaatcaaattccCGCCTAAAGATAAAATCGGATTGCTTTCTTTACAACTAAAGCCAGCACAAAATTATTTCGTCTCCCTTCGCGATCCAGTAATTGGAACTAATATCGCcagtaaataacaaataaaatacgTACTGCCGAAGGTGTCGTTGGCCATACAGAGATAAGTGAGGCCGTCGGATCTAAGTATGTGGAACATGTAACGATCTTGCGAGAAGCAAAGTCTTGAATCAGCTTCCGAAGGAAGCTTCTCCAGGATCCGTCTCGCCACCGCCCCTGAGTTTCCGGTCACAGCGCTGAACTCTGACAGCACCACCGTCCCCCGCGCCACAACCGCATAAATAATCGCCATCTCTCCGTCTGGGTATTTTCAATTCGATGGTGGTGGCATGGAAATtaggttttatgatttttggggGGCTCGACTTTTAGAAGGGAGTTGGAGGATCAAAGGGTTGAGCCGGCGAGGTATGTAGTTATCATCACCGGCAAGTCTACGCGGGGATTTCTTTTGATTGGTGGGGTTTTATTTGGTCACAGACACAGCATACAGTGCCTCTGCTACTCCTTATACTGGTTTGGCAACCAACAGCTTTTCATTCTCcgcactttatttatttatttttggattaaatGAAGAATAATTAGACTAAacatattattacttttttaatctcttatttTACTTTTGAGATCCGAACCCTTGATAGGCTGGTGGGCTTCCTTGATCATGCTGGGTGGCTCAATGGTTCATCCACCGATTGACCCAAGACAGGAGAGGAAAACTTAATGATAAAGGAgagaaatgtatttttttttttttttattatcgtgggtgtccgggtcagcttacgcgcacctcgactaatcccacaggccctgaagttaacgaccatgtaagcctccagtggccatcatatgagcaaccacaaggttcgaacctgagacctaagagggagcaaaccccttagtcccaaacTTTTACCAttggaccaccacctagatggttagaGAAATGTATTTTTCTTAGCATTAGTGATTGCTTAAAAGCTTATAAAGTGTATAATTTTACCACCAAGAAATTTGTTATTAACAGTGATGTTATTTTTATGAAGCTAAATTCCAGACATGGAGCAATGAtggtattaaataaaatattttagtagaTTTAAATGGTGATAATGATGAGAAGATTAAAAATCCTATGAATAATGCGCTACAATTAGTAGATGGTCAAAGTACACTTAATAATTAATGATCACaacacgttaaaaaaaaaaactacatggaTGAGTGATTATGAGATAATTGAAATTGATCAATCTGCTGAttcacttatttattttattttattctcatatCTTGTTCATGTGACTTTTAAAGatgtcattaaataaataaagtagtaGAAGGATAcggatgataaaattaatgtcattaaaaaaaataacacttgaGAGTTAAAAAAGCTTCCAAAAAGACAAAAGATCATTGGTGTGAAATTAGTGTATAAGACAAAGTTGAAGGAACATGGTGAAATTGACAAGTATAAAACATGCCTAATAGCTATAGGTTGTAAACACGAGGATGACATCAATTACAAAGAAGTTTTTACTTCGTTTGTCGGTCATGATATAATTagattgattattattttaacaacttAAAGTTCATGGCCTATCTTCTAATTGGATGTGAAGTTAGCTTTTCTACATAGAGACCTTTAAAAACAAGTATTTGTTGATCAACCTTCTAGTTATGTAAAATTTGGTAATGATCAGAAGGTATATAGTTGAGAAAAACTCTATATAGGCTAAAACAAGCTCCAAAAGATTGATATTGTAATATAGATACTTGTTTCTTAAAGAAATGATTTAAAAGATGTTCATCTACGCATACATTTTTTAGTAAAACTAAAGATAATAGAGGAAATATGCTTTTTATATGATTACATGtaaatgatttgattttatgatgcaaccatattatttgatagttttacatatatttacctaatattttatttatgttttatatataaaatgccttgataatatttgttttatgttttgaaggtatttttagatgtaagatttgaaaaggagtaatttgaagataaaatttagATCATGTTCCAACCCGTGTTGAATATTACAGATTTGATCTCTGATCGATGTTTTATGTAGAACTTGAATTGTAaaggtcgaaatgaagtgatttcaATGACATTAGaaatctaacatccatacctttctatacatatatggcaagaaaaataaaaaagaaaggcatGAAAATCACCGCCTTCAAAGACAAGTCTTGCATTCTGCCAATTTTAATATTCGACCATTcaaacttgaatatcttgagttatagaagTTCATTGGatacaaactcaattttgttggattttggaCTAAAATACCTATCAACTTACCAAATTTTAGCTGAAAAAAAGCTCATATGAGATAAATATGAGTTTTCTAAGACAATATATAAATTCTACCAGCAAACAGGTCTTGTAAAGAAATAAGTCCAActtacttaaatgtaaattctCTACTTTGAAAaggactatttttattttttttgggaggATACAAATGGATTTGAGGGATGTGGGGATTAATTTTtcctattaaataaaaagaaagagagaaaaagagagagaaggcgatcaaaaagaagaagacaactCCATCATTTTCTCCTATACCCGAAATTATGTTCTCATTTGTTCTCTTCATTAGTTTTGTGATAGACATGCAAaactaagttatttttcttggttgaaaggATACAGAAACCTTCGAATTTCAAAAACCATGAGATCTATTCtatcttttccttttagtttatatgatgaatatgaatGTTTTTCTATGCTTATTTCCTATGCTTGTTTAGAGCTgactctaaattattattcttaacCAATCTAATGCTAAGTTTACTATTAAAACTAGAGTTGCGATATTTAAACTTGTGAAAcgactaagtttaataattatgatggaTTTATGTTGTTAATCGTAGGAAAAACATTCAACtaaatcaaacatagattgCAAACAGTTATATTGTCTAGATttatcaacttatctagttcttaaggttgccattgaattaaattactaatgtGGATACTGTAGTTGTTTAATTGTTAGGGTTAGTTACACTGCAGATCAATTAACTAAATAATGTTAAGGAAATATagatattcagaatataaattgatgtatcGTTTCAatgatcagttttgatttttgtagGTTGACGTTTACTTAAGACCAAGTTTTTCTCTTGATAAGTttcagatttatttaatttagcttgattattttattctatttaccATAGCATAATATAGATAACCTTAAAACCCCCTAACTTTGAATCATCTAACATAAAGATCTGAACTAGATCTTTCTCGTGGGATTAACTCATTAcgtgctctatactatcttgtttgtttaagttagagtaattaatttgtatgatCGTGACATCGCAATAATTTACATTGGTAATGATGAGGTCAtgtttgcaaaatttaaaagatttatgaTGATTGAGTTTGATAGGTTTGAACTAAAGTTACATGACTTTCTCAAATTTAAAGTGGTTCAATCAAATGCcagaatatttatttcttaaaataaatatgtttgagAAACATTAATAAAGTCTTAAACGAAGAATTGCAATTTTTGGTGCATACACCAACTGAGTTTAGTTTGAAACTAAATAAAGATCATAAATGAAAGAAGATTGATGATATTCTTTGCAAGTAGAATATAGGAAGTTTGATGTATTTGACATCAACAAAGTTAGATATAATATATTTAGTAATTCTTGTTAGTAGATACATGGAGAATCCAACATAAATTTATCTTCTGATTGCTAAAATGATTACTTCGGTATTTGAAAGGTATTATAAAGTATGGATTGTTCTATAAGAAAGGAGAAAAGTCCAATTTGATTGGTTTTAGTGA includes:
- the LOC133679237 gene encoding vesicle-associated membrane protein 714-like yields the protein MAIIYAVVARGTVVLSEFSAVTGNSGAVARRILEKLPSEADSRLCFSQDRYMFHILRSDGLTYLCMANDTFGRRIPFSYLEDIQMRFMKNYGRVAHHAPAYAVNDEFSRVLHQQMEFFSSNPSADTLSRVRGEVGEIRTIMVENIEKILERGDRIELLVDRTATMQDGAFHFKKQSKRLRRALWMKNAKLLALLTCVIVLLLYIIIAACCGGITLPSCRS